A single region of the Hyphomicrobiales bacterium genome encodes:
- the yfeC gene encoding Chelated iron transport system membrane protein YfeC, which yields MDIMLEPFTYGYMVNAMWVSALVGGVCAFLSCYLMLKGWSLIGDALSHSIVPGVAGAYMLGLPFSLGAFFSGGLAAAVMLFLNQRTKLKEDAIIGLIFSSFFGLGLFMVSLSPTAVNIQTIVLGNILAITPEDTLQLAIIGFVSLALLLLKWKDLMVVFFDETHARSIGINTTALKVMFFTLLAASTVAALQTVGAFLVICMVVTPGATAFLLTDRFPRLLLIAVVIGALTSFFGAYASYYLDGATGGIIVVLQTLIFLVAFVFAPKHGMLAARRRATQAVESGS from the coding sequence ATGGATATCATGCTGGAACCTTTTACCTATGGCTACATGGTCAACGCCATGTGGGTCTCGGCGCTCGTGGGCGGGGTCTGTGCCTTCCTGTCCTGCTATCTCATGCTGAAGGGATGGTCGCTCATCGGCGATGCCCTCTCGCACTCCATCGTGCCCGGTGTCGCGGGGGCCTATATGCTGGGCCTGCCCTTCTCGCTCGGCGCCTTCTTCTCAGGGGGGCTGGCGGCTGCGGTGATGCTCTTCCTCAACCAGCGAACCAAGCTCAAGGAAGATGCCATCATCGGGCTCATCTTCTCTTCGTTCTTCGGCCTTGGCCTGTTCATGGTCTCGCTGTCGCCGACCGCCGTGAACATCCAGACGATCGTGCTCGGCAACATTCTGGCGATCACGCCCGAGGACACGCTGCAGCTTGCCATCATCGGCTTCGTCTCGCTCGCGCTTCTGCTTCTCAAATGGAAGGATCTGATGGTCGTCTTCTTCGACGAGACGCATGCGCGTTCCATCGGCATCAATACCACCGCCCTCAAGGTGATGTTTTTCACGCTGCTCGCGGCATCCACGGTCGCCGCGCTGCAAACGGTGGGCGCGTTCCTCGTGATCTGCATGGTCGTGACGCCGGGGGCCACTGCCTTCCTGCTCACGGATCGTTTCCCGCGCCTGCTCCTCATCGCTGTCGTGATCGGCGCATTGACGAGCTTCTTCGGCGCCTATGCGAGCTACTATCTGGACGGGGCGACCGGCGGCATCATCGTGGTGCTGCAGACCCTGATCTTTCTGGTGGCATTTGTCTTTGCACCCAAGCACGGCATGCTTGCTGCCCGCAGGCGTGCCACACAGGCCGTGGAGTCCGGCTCATGA
- a CDS encoding DNA repair exonuclease family protein YhaO, whose protein sequence is MTQNNPNHNNMSVPSFQFLHAADLHLDSPLRGLSRRGELAGAFVDASRQALDNLVTAAISERVAFLIIAGDIYDGDWRDYATGQFFVRQMGRLAQANIPAFLIRGNHDADSVITRNLPLPTNVYLFSVRSVATTTIEPLRVALHGRGFANRHVPDNVALTYPPALAGYFNIGVLHTSLTGRDGHDVYAPCSIEDLRRAGYDYWALGHIHRREVVSEHPFVVFPGNLQGRHARETGEKGATLVTVTDGRITGVEALTLDAARFDHESIDLGGIADMAGFMARAREAVARAHLRADGRPLALRLALLGETPLHALLHAQADQVSEDMQAVAWEIGLDILIEKVRIETTGPHDAAARAALGDFAEVLAAAAADPAFRAEIATTLADLRMKAPADAAALVGWTGEEAQAIGARAIDAAEETILASLSGVALNGGEPS, encoded by the coding sequence ATGACGCAAAACAATCCTAATCATAACAACATGTCAGTGCCATCCTTTCAATTCCTCCATGCAGCCGATTTGCATCTCGACAGCCCCTTGCGTGGACTTTCACGGCGTGGGGAATTAGCCGGCGCCTTTGTTGACGCGTCGCGGCAGGCGCTCGACAATCTAGTCACCGCCGCGATATCCGAACGGGTAGCCTTCCTTATTATTGCCGGCGACATCTATGATGGCGACTGGCGGGACTATGCCACCGGTCAATTTTTCGTCAGGCAGATGGGGCGTCTCGCGCAGGCGAATATTCCGGCGTTTCTGATTCGTGGCAACCACGATGCTGATTCGGTCATCACCCGGAATTTGCCCCTGCCTACGAATGTCTATTTGTTCTCGGTGCGTTCTGTGGCGACGACGACGATCGAGCCCCTGCGCGTCGCGCTGCACGGACGTGGATTTGCCAACCGCCATGTGCCTGACAATGTCGCGCTGACCTACCCGCCCGCTCTCGCCGGATATTTCAATATCGGTGTACTGCATACCTCGCTGACCGGCCGGGACGGGCACGATGTGTACGCGCCCTGTTCTATCGAGGATCTTCGGCGGGCAGGTTATGACTATTGGGCGCTGGGCCATATCCACAGACGCGAGGTCGTTTCCGAGCATCCTTTTGTTGTTTTTCCGGGCAACCTTCAGGGCCGGCATGCGCGCGAGACTGGCGAGAAGGGCGCGACCCTCGTCACTGTGACCGACGGGCGCATCACGGGCGTCGAGGCGCTCACGCTCGATGCCGCGCGCTTTGACCATGAGAGTATTGATCTCGGGGGTATCGCCGACATGGCCGGGTTCATGGCACGGGCACGCGAGGCTGTCGCGCGCGCGCATCTGCGCGCTGACGGGCGTCCGCTCGCACTGCGCCTCGCCCTTCTGGGTGAGACGCCGCTTCACGCCCTTCTTCACGCGCAGGCCGATCAGGTGAGCGAGGATATGCAGGCGGTGGCATGGGAGATCGGACTGGACATTCTGATCGAGAAAGTCCGCATCGAGACAACAGGTCCCCACGACGCGGCCGCTCGCGCCGCTCTCGGTGATTTCGCAGAGGTGCTGGCGGCTGCGGCTGCGGACCCCGCCTTCCGGGCCGAGATCGCGACGACGCTGGCGGACTTGCGCATGAAGGCACCGGCCGATGCCGCGGCTCTTGTCGGCTGGACGGGCGAGGAGGCGCAGGCCATCGGTGCGCGTGCCATCGATGCAGCGGAAGAGACCATTCTTGCCAGCCTCAGCGGTGTCGCGCTCAATGGCGGGGAGCCGTCATGA
- a CDS encoding putative MucR family transcriptional regulatory protein y4pD (Evidence 3 : Putative function from multiple computational evidences) — MTTPTEQTDTSDLVTLSADVVSAYVSNNLVPAEELPKLIGEIYSALIALNAPVAAASEPKPEPAVPVRKSITPDFIICLEDGKKFKSLKRHLQAHYGLTPAEYRQKWGLPADYPMVAPNYAATRSALARASGLGQIRGGRRAESEVETVEPVVEAAPKRAARKAKAEPAAAPAPAKRSRKTKSAS; from the coding sequence TTGACCACGCCTACGGAGCAGACGGACACGAGCGATCTGGTGACGCTCTCCGCCGATGTCGTTTCGGCCTATGTTTCGAACAATCTCGTCCCGGCAGAGGAACTTCCGAAGTTGATCGGCGAGATTTATTCCGCGCTCATCGCCCTGAACGCACCGGTCGCCGCCGCCAGCGAGCCTAAGCCTGAGCCCGCCGTGCCCGTGCGCAAGTCCATCACGCCAGATTTCATTATCTGCCTTGAGGACGGCAAGAAGTTCAAGTCGCTGAAGCGTCACCTCCAGGCCCACTACGGCCTGACGCCGGCCGAATACCGGCAGAAGTGGGGTCTCCCCGCAGACTATCCGATGGTCGCGCCGAACTACGCCGCTACGCGCTCTGCGCTGGCGCGGGCCTCCGGCCTTGGACAGATCCGTGGCGGCCGCCGCGCGGAATCGGAAGTCGAGACGGTCGAGCCTGTCGTGGAAGCCGCACCCAAGCGGGCTGCACGCAAGGCCAAGGCCGAGCCGGCAGCAGCTCCGGCCCCGGCGAAGCGTTCGCGGAAGACCAAGTCCGCTTCGTGA
- the yfeB gene encoding Chelated iron transport system membrane protein YfeB, whose amino-acid sequence MNAPAHRIVAGATPAAGEGLSVTGATVTYRNGHTALRDATFAIPTGTITALVGVNGSGKSTLFKAIMGFVRPAKGSISILGQPVDTALKKNLVAYVPQSEEVDWNFPVLVEDVVMMGRYGHMGFMRIPKAADREAVSAALARVNMSDFRKRQIGELSGGQKKRVFLARALAQDGRVILLDEPFTGVDVKTEDAIVALLRSLREEGRVMLVSTHNLGSVPEFCDRTVLLNRTVLAYGPTEETFTQANLERTFGGVLRHFVLHEAENGKQKPVGVLTDDERPLVLRDGQLVPRKRAERNGD is encoded by the coding sequence GTGAACGCACCTGCCCATCGTATCGTCGCCGGTGCGACTCCCGCCGCCGGCGAGGGGCTGTCCGTTACAGGCGCGACAGTGACCTATCGCAACGGCCATACCGCGCTGCGCGACGCGACATTCGCGATCCCAACCGGAACGATCACCGCCCTCGTGGGCGTGAACGGCTCGGGAAAATCCACCCTGTTCAAGGCGATCATGGGCTTCGTTCGTCCGGCGAAGGGCAGTATTTCCATTCTCGGCCAGCCGGTTGATACCGCGCTCAAGAAGAACCTCGTGGCTTATGTCCCGCAGAGCGAGGAGGTGGACTGGAACTTCCCCGTGCTGGTCGAAGATGTCGTTATGATGGGTCGCTATGGGCACATGGGGTTCATGCGCATCCCCAAGGCGGCGGATCGCGAGGCGGTCTCGGCCGCGCTGGCGCGCGTCAATATGAGCGATTTCCGCAAGCGGCAGATCGGCGAACTCTCGGGCGGCCAGAAGAAGCGCGTCTTCCTGGCGCGTGCCCTCGCACAGGACGGCCGGGTCATTCTGCTCGACGAGCCCTTCACCGGCGTCGATGTGAAGACCGAGGATGCCATCGTAGCCCTGTTGCGCTCGCTGCGGGAAGAGGGGCGGGTGATGCTGGTATCCACCCATAACCTCGGCAGTGTCCCCGAATTCTGTGACCGTACGGTCCTGCTCAACCGCACCGTTCTCGCCTACGGCCCGACGGAGGAGACCTTCACCCAGGCCAATCTGGAACGCACGTTCGGCGGGGTGTTGCGCCATTTCGTGTTGCACGAGGCCGAGAACGGCAAGCAGAAGCCGGTTGGCGTGCTGACCGACGACGAGCGGCCGCTGGTGCTGCGCGATGGCCAGCTTGTTCCGCGCAAGCGTGCCGAGCGCAACGGGGACTAG
- a CDS encoding Chromosome partition protein smc has protein sequence MKLLSLGLERYGRFTDRVLEFDPAARVVVVQGANEAGKTTALSAVTDVLFGIEERSRFNFLHEYKSMRLSATVEGVDGQRLSFARLKRRDKTLIDPETDAVLAGDCLAPFLGAYDRRAFEEIFGLNQARLREGGRKLLAGGGDLAETLLAAAPGLSQVTTLRDRMKSSAAQIFNPDRRSASQAFYRSMDKRSQAQRRLRDDEVRVDEVKKIREDAEQSARLREQAVTAEIDAALALQRAEALGRGARELRIIDAELASRAGMGEVPVVPAGFVRRTRGLLAAFDEARAVADRAAGEKRAAQAALDAIALDDEILGLAEAVTGCDEERSAVQRELASLPKRNAEVLEAQAALKTLALGLGLENHEALLALKPAPPLLARADKLVDGLRAWSALAGALEKDKAKMADLRRRVEDARSELGHVADPQAFKRRVAALDGAEERERAVKSLDLRLDAGQLELGDRLSRLGIGVPDLDALARVPFPEPAVAESAQRAAGAAAERVVRYRQALADLHEQLAKAEARLALLLAGRPAPTEAAIANARRERDDLWGGLRPLASGERSAEASDMDAARAFERAVSGADQLADERLTEAKRLADLARAELDIAELRAGRIAAESRVQDAIREEETRLAEWGALWARAALGPAPDDRALALLREVGAIRQAHAALRREAADGEAIREAARADRVEIDQLRRDLGLPPLADGQPGAVSRGMAELRHAVAELEQRFLGARDHERDLQRLGEAGIDIAHRSEELARDRQALETEAAVIFPRLAIRSEASVDEARAALDLWRRALTLAEALGTAEYRVAGIVRDRDAFIDGVMALATQAGVAADQDDAFAVAKSLRHRLDAARQARTKADTAQEALEVRRRTAVAAEIALERAQLALDEQIALAGLADPEMLTAVLDTLEAAEASSARLADARARLADIRGAPGENEMRTAIGDRDDDSLARLIAEAAAAHEEARGARDLAIERDTHARAAVEMVERRVGAAGAAQEEQDTVAEIADAMERFTHDYVAARLLTAAIERYRQQHQSPIVERASQAFAVLTGGRWSGIAVDYDEDPPRLGALRDGRLLGIDALSEGTADQLFLALRIAAIIDHAGRATPLPFLADDLFVTFDEGRTEAGFRLLGELGETTQVIVFTHHEHVGAAASRALGPAAAVIQL, from the coding sequence ATGAAGCTGTTGTCGCTGGGGCTGGAGCGATATGGCCGCTTCACGGATCGCGTTCTGGAGTTCGATCCCGCGGCGCGGGTTGTCGTGGTGCAGGGCGCGAATGAGGCTGGCAAGACAACGGCGCTCTCGGCCGTCACCGATGTCCTGTTCGGTATAGAAGAACGTTCGCGTTTCAATTTTCTCCACGAATACAAGTCGATGCGGTTGTCGGCGACCGTGGAGGGCGTCGACGGCCAGCGATTGTCGTTCGCGCGGTTGAAGCGGCGTGACAAGACGTTGATTGATCCTGAAACCGATGCGGTGCTTGCTGGCGATTGCCTTGCGCCCTTTCTCGGAGCCTATGATCGGCGCGCTTTCGAGGAGATTTTCGGCCTGAACCAGGCACGCCTGCGCGAGGGCGGGCGCAAGCTGCTCGCCGGAGGCGGGGATCTGGCGGAAACACTGCTGGCGGCGGCGCCGGGGCTCAGCCAGGTCACGACCCTGCGGGATCGCATGAAGAGCAGCGCGGCCCAGATTTTCAACCCGGATCGTCGCAGCGCTTCGCAGGCCTTCTACCGGTCCATGGACAAGCGGTCTCAAGCCCAGCGACGGTTGCGGGACGACGAAGTGCGTGTCGACGAGGTCAAGAAGATCCGTGAGGATGCCGAACAGAGCGCACGCCTGCGCGAACAGGCCGTGACGGCGGAGATCGACGCGGCTCTGGCCCTCCAGCGCGCCGAGGCGCTGGGACGCGGCGCCAGGGAACTGCGGATCATCGATGCCGAGCTCGCGTCGCGGGCCGGGATGGGCGAGGTGCCGGTGGTGCCCGCGGGCTTCGTCCGGCGTACACGCGGCTTGCTCGCGGCCTTCGACGAAGCCCGCGCGGTGGCGGATCGCGCCGCCGGCGAAAAGCGCGCGGCCCAGGCGGCCTTGGATGCCATCGCGCTCGATGATGAGATTCTGGGACTGGCCGAGGCGGTGACCGGCTGCGATGAGGAGCGCTCTGCCGTGCAGCGTGAACTGGCCAGCCTGCCGAAGCGAAACGCGGAGGTCCTGGAGGCTCAGGCCGCACTGAAGACATTGGCGCTCGGCCTCGGCTTGGAGAACCACGAGGCGCTGCTTGCCTTGAAGCCGGCTCCGCCCCTCCTGGCGCGGGCGGACAAGCTGGTCGATGGATTGCGCGCGTGGAGCGCATTGGCCGGCGCTCTTGAGAAAGACAAGGCGAAGATGGCCGATCTCCGTCGTCGGGTCGAAGATGCCCGCTCGGAGCTTGGCCATGTCGCCGATCCCCAGGCCTTCAAGCGCCGCGTCGCGGCCCTCGATGGTGCGGAGGAGCGCGAACGGGCGGTGAAGTCGCTCGATCTGCGCCTCGACGCCGGGCAGCTTGAGCTCGGCGATCGCTTGTCGCGCCTCGGCATCGGTGTTCCGGATCTCGATGCGCTGGCCCGTGTGCCGTTTCCTGAGCCCGCCGTGGCGGAGAGCGCCCAGCGCGCGGCCGGCGCCGCCGCGGAGCGCGTCGTGCGATACCGTCAGGCCCTGGCGGATCTTCACGAGCAACTCGCAAAGGCCGAAGCGCGCCTTGCCCTGCTGCTGGCCGGACGGCCAGCGCCGACGGAGGCGGCTATCGCCAACGCCCGACGTGAGAGGGACGATCTGTGGGGAGGCCTTCGGCCGCTTGCATCAGGCGAACGCAGTGCCGAGGCCTCCGACATGGATGCCGCACGCGCTTTCGAGCGGGCAGTATCGGGGGCGGACCAACTGGCCGATGAACGGCTGACGGAAGCCAAGCGGCTGGCCGATCTCGCCCGCGCCGAGCTTGATATCGCCGAATTGCGCGCCGGACGCATCGCGGCCGAGAGTCGGGTCCAGGATGCGATCCGCGAGGAAGAAACGCGGCTCGCGGAATGGGGGGCGCTGTGGGCGCGAGCAGCATTGGGGCCGGCGCCGGATGATCGCGCGCTCGCGCTCCTGAGAGAGGTCGGAGCGATCCGTCAGGCTCATGCGGCTTTGCGCCGAGAGGCGGCGGATGGCGAAGCGATCCGTGAGGCGGCGCGCGCCGACCGCGTCGAGATCGATCAATTGCGTCGGGATCTTGGTCTGCCTCCGCTGGCTGACGGACAGCCCGGGGCTGTTTCGCGCGGCATGGCGGAACTGCGGCACGCGGTCGCCGAGCTCGAACAGCGTTTTCTCGGAGCGCGCGATCATGAACGCGATCTGCAACGCCTCGGTGAGGCGGGTATCGACATAGCCCACCGGAGTGAGGAACTGGCGCGTGACAGGCAGGCCCTCGAGACGGAGGCAGCTGTCATCTTTCCACGGCTTGCCATCCGGAGTGAGGCGTCCGTCGATGAGGCCCGCGCCGCACTTGATCTATGGCGCCGCGCGCTGACCCTTGCGGAGGCGCTGGGCACGGCGGAGTATCGCGTTGCTGGCATTGTGCGGGATCGGGACGCGTTCATCGACGGTGTGATGGCACTTGCCACGCAGGCAGGCGTGGCGGCGGACCAGGACGATGCTTTCGCCGTTGCCAAATCCCTGCGGCACCGGCTTGATGCGGCGCGGCAGGCGCGGACGAAGGCCGACACGGCTCAGGAGGCGCTGGAGGTGCGGCGCAGGACGGCTGTTGCCGCCGAGATCGCGCTGGAACGCGCGCAATTGGCTCTGGACGAGCAGATCGCGCTCGCGGGACTGGCGGACCCGGAAATGTTGACCGCTGTTCTTGACACGTTGGAGGCGGCCGAAGCCTCCTCGGCCCGTCTTGCTGATGCCAGGGCACGCCTCGCCGATATCCGTGGCGCTCCGGGCGAAAACGAGATGCGGACCGCCATCGGGGATCGGGATGATGACAGCCTTGCACGCCTCATCGCGGAGGCCGCTGCCGCGCATGAGGAAGCGCGCGGCGCGCGTGACCTGGCCATCGAGCGCGACACGCATGCGCGCGCCGCCGTCGAGATGGTGGAGCGACGGGTGGGGGCGGCCGGTGCTGCGCAGGAAGAACAGGACACCGTGGCGGAAATCGCCGACGCGATGGAGCGCTTCACCCATGACTATGTCGCGGCGCGGCTGTTGACCGCCGCCATCGAGCGCTACCGCCAACAGCACCAGAGCCCGATCGTCGAGCGGGCATCGCAGGCCTTTGCGGTGCTCACGGGCGGCCGCTGGAGTGGCATCGCGGTCGATTACGACGAGGACCCGCCGCGGCTGGGTGCATTGCGGGACGGGCGCCTACTCGGTATCGACGCCTTGTCGGAGGGAACCGCGGACCAGCTCTTCCTGGCGTTGCGGATCGCCGCGATCATTGATCATGCGGGACGCGCAACACCACTGCCTTTTCTCGCGGACGATCTGTTCGTCACATTCGACGAGGGGCGGACGGAGGCGGGATTCCGGCTGCTCGGGGAACTGGGCGAGACGACGCAGGTCATCGTCTTCACCCACCATGAACATGTGGGCGCCGCCGCCTCCCGAGCGCTCGGGCCGGCCGCCGCCGTCATCCAGCTCTAG
- the yfeD gene encoding Chelated iron transport system membrane protein YfeD — protein sequence MSVLATLAAPFQFEFMVNALVISMLVAVPAALLSCFLVLKGWSLMGDAISHAVFPGVVIAYIVGFPYAIGAFAAGMLCAVATGFLKDNSRVKQDTVMGVVFSGMFGLGLVMYVKIQSDVHLDHILFGDMLGVSWSDIAETAVIATVTAGILAVKWRDFLLHAFDPAQARTVGLPVRLLHYGLLCLISLTIVGALKAVGIILAIAMLIAPGAIAFLLTRRFSHMLLLAVALAVVASFGGVYMSFFIDSAPAPTIVLIMTVMFIGAFLIATRRAARTETREASA from the coding sequence ATGAGCGTCCTTGCCACGCTGGCTGCACCCTTCCAGTTTGAATTCATGGTCAATGCGCTGGTCATCTCCATGCTGGTCGCGGTGCCGGCCGCACTGCTCTCATGCTTTCTGGTGCTCAAGGGCTGGTCCCTGATGGGGGATGCGATTTCCCACGCTGTATTCCCGGGGGTGGTGATCGCCTATATCGTCGGCTTCCCCTATGCTATCGGGGCCTTTGCCGCAGGCATGCTATGCGCCGTTGCGACAGGCTTCCTGAAGGACAACAGCAGGGTCAAGCAGGACACCGTGATGGGCGTGGTCTTCTCGGGCATGTTCGGCCTGGGATTGGTGATGTATGTCAAGATCCAGTCCGACGTCCATCTCGACCACATCCTCTTCGGCGACATGCTGGGGGTCAGCTGGAGCGATATTGCGGAAACGGCTGTCATCGCGACCGTGACTGCAGGCATCCTCGCGGTTAAGTGGCGAGATTTCCTGCTCCATGCCTTCGATCCGGCCCAGGCGCGTACGGTCGGCTTGCCGGTGCGGCTGCTGCACTACGGTTTATTGTGCCTCATCTCGTTGACCATCGTCGGCGCGCTCAAGGCCGTGGGAATCATACTCGCCATCGCTATGCTGATCGCGCCAGGCGCTATCGCCTTCCTGCTCACACGCCGGTTCAGCCATATGCTGCTGCTTGCGGTCGCCCTGGCCGTGGTGGCCTCATTCGGCGGCGTCTACATGTCGTTTTTCATTGATAGCGCGCCCGCGCCGACCATCGTGCTCATCATGACGGTCATGTTCATCGGCGCATTCCTGATCGCGACCCGACGGGCCGCGCGCACCGAAACCCGCGAGGCGAGTGCCTAG
- the fur gene encoding Ferric uptake regulation protein encodes MKFGTDIATLCRDNGLRLTRPRRIIMKVLSETTGHPDVVELHRQVNAIDPGISIATVYRTVSLLQDKGLLERHTFNDGRARYEAADHGHHDHLINVETGDVIEFHSDEIERLQEEIARRHGYAIVSHRLEIYVKPLPRKKAGRGEQP; translated from the coding sequence ATGAAGTTCGGGACGGATATCGCCACGCTCTGCCGAGACAATGGACTTCGGCTGACGCGCCCCCGTCGGATCATCATGAAGGTTTTGTCGGAAACGACAGGCCATCCGGACGTCGTTGAGTTGCATCGCCAAGTCAATGCGATCGACCCCGGCATTTCGATCGCCACCGTTTATCGCACCGTCAGTCTCCTGCAGGACAAGGGCCTCCTCGAGCGCCACACATTCAACGACGGGCGTGCCCGCTACGAGGCAGCGGATCATGGTCACCACGACCATCTCATCAACGTCGAAACTGGTGACGTGATCGAGTTTCATTCGGACGAGATCGAACGCCTTCAGGAAGAAATCGCGCGCAGGCATGGCTATGCCATCGTGAGTCACCGGCTCGAAATCTATGTGAAGCCGCTTCCACGCAAAAAGGCAGGCCGCGGCGAGCAGCCTTGA
- a CDS encoding 2-polyprenyl-6-methoxyphenol hydroxylase-like FAD-dependent oxidoreductase, with protein MKTGRLARIKTGCAIVGAGPAGLMLGLLLARAGIDVVVTEKHGDFLRDFRGDTIHPSTLEVMHELGLLQGLLALPHTKAASLHAEIGGSNVTIADFSRLPTQCRFIAFMPQWEFLSYIASHAAGFSNFRLLMNTEVEALCEANGKITGIRARTGDGDVEISAELVIGADGRNSRIRDDAGLEVENFGSPSDVLWMRLSRQPGDPAQAMGHAGPRQGFVMIDRGDYWQCGYVVRKGSFADVRERGLAAFRQEVALVSPLPAGRLDEITSWDDIHLLSVRIDRLKRWWRPGLLCIGDAAHAMSPIGGVGVNLAIQDAVAAANILARPLRERTLTGADLAAVEARRRFPTRATQKLQLMMRRDKRKREADVSRRAGPPAFMRGIARWPVLAHLAGRLIGLGFRPEHIRQTP; from the coding sequence GTGAAGACCGGCCGTCTCGCCAGGATCAAGACCGGCTGCGCGATTGTCGGAGCCGGCCCCGCAGGTCTTATGCTGGGGCTTCTCTTGGCCAGAGCCGGAATTGACGTCGTCGTCACGGAAAAACACGGAGATTTTCTCCGTGATTTCCGTGGCGATACCATTCATCCTTCCACGCTGGAAGTGATGCATGAGCTTGGCCTGCTGCAAGGCCTGCTTGCCCTGCCCCATACGAAAGCAGCTTCGCTTCATGCTGAGATTGGTGGCAGCAACGTCACTATCGCTGATTTCTCCCGCTTGCCGACGCAGTGTCGCTTCATTGCCTTCATGCCGCAGTGGGAGTTTCTCAGCTATATCGCTTCGCACGCTGCGGGGTTCAGCAATTTCCGCCTCCTGATGAATACCGAGGTGGAAGCATTGTGCGAGGCCAACGGTAAAATCACAGGTATCCGCGCGAGAACAGGCGACGGCGACGTCGAGATTTCGGCTGAGCTCGTCATCGGTGCCGACGGACGCAATTCCCGCATACGCGATGACGCCGGCCTGGAGGTCGAGAACTTCGGCAGCCCGAGCGATGTCCTGTGGATGCGGCTGTCACGCCAGCCGGGTGATCCCGCGCAAGCCATGGGTCATGCCGGCCCTCGCCAGGGTTTCGTGATGATCGACCGCGGGGACTATTGGCAATGCGGCTATGTCGTCCGCAAGGGAAGCTTCGCCGACGTGCGCGAACGCGGTCTCGCCGCCTTCCGCCAGGAGGTCGCATTGGTGTCGCCCCTCCCGGCCGGTCGCCTCGACGAAATTACCTCCTGGGACGATATCCACCTTCTCAGCGTGCGCATCGACCGGCTGAAACGCTGGTGGCGGCCCGGGCTGCTCTGTATTGGCGATGCGGCCCACGCAATGTCGCCGATCGGCGGCGTGGGCGTCAATCTCGCCATCCAGGATGCCGTGGCGGCAGCCAACATCCTGGCACGACCGCTACGCGAGAGAACCCTCACCGGCGCGGACCTCGCAGCTGTCGAGGCACGTCGCCGCTTTCCTACCCGCGCAACTCAGAAGCTCCAGTTGATGATGCGGCGCGACAAGCGTAAGCGCGAGGCGGATGTGAGCCGGCGTGCGGGTCCTCCGGCTTTCATGCGCGGCATCGCCCGTTGGCCTGTGCTTGCCCATCTCGCGGGCCGGTTGATCGGACTGGGCTTCCGGCCCGAGCACATCAGACAGACGCCCTGA